Proteins from a single region of Felis catus isolate Fca126 chromosome B4, F.catus_Fca126_mat1.0, whole genome shotgun sequence:
- the ACR gene encoding acrosin, translating into MVEMLPTAILLVLAVSVVAKDNATCDGPCGLRFRQNPQGSVRIVGGQDAALGAWPWMVSLQVFTSHNNRRYHACGGTLLNSHWLLTAAHCFGSKKKVYDWRLIFGAREIVYGSDKPVKPPQQERYVEKIIIHEKYVPSLEYNDIALLKITPPVPCGQFIGPGCLPQFRAGPPRVSQACWVAGWGFLRENAYRTSPTLQEARVNLIDLDLCNSTQWYNGRIRSTNVCAGYPEGKIDTCQGDSGGPLMCRDNVANTYVVVGVTSWGVGCARAKRPGVYTATWPYLNWIASKIGSNVLHMAQVPTPPPPTTPAPPVRLPSAHPSARPPWYFQRPVQPLPVHPPASQPRPRPRPKPPAPSLPPPPPPPPSPSPHPPAPPPITKPPQVLSFAKRLQQLIEILKGKTFSSARGYYEMETTDLPELTAAS; encoded by the exons ATGGTGGAGATGCTGCCAACTGCCATCCTGCTGGTCTTGGCTGTGTCTGTGGTTGCTAAAGATAACGCCACGTGTGA TGGCCCCTGTGGGTTACGGTTCAGGCAGAACCCACAGGGGAGTGTCCGTATCGTCGGAGGGCAGGATGCGGCACTCGGGGCCTGGCCCTGGATGGTCAGCCTCCAGGTCTTCACTTCCCACAACAACCGAAGGTATCATGCGTGCGGAGGCACCCTGCTGAACTCCCACTGGTTGCTGACGGCTGCTCACTGCTTCGGGTCCAAAAA AAAAGTATATGACTGGAGACTGATTTTTGGAGCAAGGGAAATTGTGTATGGGAGCGATAAACCAGTGAAGCCGCCTCAACAGGAGAGATATGTCGAGAAAATCATCATTCATGAGAAATACGTCCCCAGTTTAGAGTACAATGACATTGCTCTCTTGAAGATCACCCCTCCAGTTCCATGTGGGCAGTTCATCGGACCCGGCTGCCTGCCCCAATTTAGGGCAGGCCCACCCAGAGTCTCCCAGGCCTGCTGGGTGGCTGGCTGGGGATTCTTAAGAGAGAATG CCTACAGGACGTCACCTACACTGCAGGAGGCACGCGTGAACCTCATCGATCTCGACTTATGTAACTCCACCCAGTGGTACAACGGGCGCATCCGGTCCACCAACGTGTGCGCGGGGTACCCTGAAGGCAAGATTGACACCTGCCAG GGGGACAGCGGCGGTCCTCTCATGTGCAGAGACAACGTGGCAAATACCTATGTGGTCGTGGGAGTTACAAGCTGGGGGGTAGGCTGTGCCCGAGCTAAGCGCCCTGGAGTCTACACGGCCACCTGGCCCTATCTGAACTGGATTGCCTCCAAGATCGGTTCTAATGTCTTGCACATGGCTCAAgtgcccacccctcctcctcccactacTCCAGCACCCCCAGTCAGactcccctctgcccacccttCTGCTCGCCCTCCTTGGTACTTCCAACGCCCTGTTCAACCACTTCCCGTGCATCCCCCTGCATCTCAACCTCGACCCCGACCCCGACCCAAACCCCCAGCCCCgtccctgcctccacctccacccccacctccatccccatCCCCACACCCTCCCGCACCCCCACCTATCACTAAACCTCCCCAAGTGCTTTCTTTTGCCAAGCGGCTACAGCAACTCATAGAGATCTTGAAGGGGAAGACCTTTTCTAGTGCAAGGGGGTATTATGAAATGGAGACCACAGACCTCCCCGAACTGACGGCTGCTTCCTGA